One part of the Sphingobium yanoikuyae genome encodes these proteins:
- a CDS encoding Flp family type IVb pilin, with amino-acid sequence MRAIIEFVTKSALSRCERGATAVEYGLIIAMVVLAMIAALNNVATRTTGMWNNVAGEVTKY; translated from the coding sequence ATGCGCGCGATCATCGAATTCGTCACGAAATCCGCGCTTTCGCGATGTGAGCGGGGGGCAACCGCGGTCGAATATGGCCTGATCATCGCGATGGTCGTGCTGGCCATGATCGCGGCGCTGAACAACGTCGCGACACGTACGACCGGCATGTGGAACAATGTCGCCGGCGAAGTGACCAAATATTAA
- a CDS encoding glycine zipper 2TM domain-containing protein: protein MNFKKSLIAMALATATVATAVPATSFARGHDRGWHRGDRHYDHGRYSDRRGYRGDYRCRKSGGTTGLLLGGVAGALLGRAVDTRGDRTTGTVVGAGAGALAGRAIDRNSSC from the coding sequence ATGAACTTCAAGAAGAGCCTGATCGCCATGGCCCTGGCGACCGCAACCGTCGCCACCGCCGTTCCGGCGACCTCCTTCGCCCGCGGCCACGACCGTGGCTGGCACCGTGGCGACCGCCATTATGACCATGGTCGCTATTCCGACCGTCGCGGCTATCGCGGTGATTATCGCTGCCGCAAGTCGGGCGGCACCACCGGCCTGCTGCTGGGCGGCGTTGCCGGTGCCCTGCTGGGTCGCGCGGTCGACACCCGCGGCGATCGCACCACCGGCACCGTTGTCGGCGCCGGCGCCGGCGCCCTGGCCGGCCGCGCGATCGACCGCAACAGCAGCTGCTAA
- the bfr gene encoding bacterioferritin, translating into MKGDQKVIDYLNEVLKNELTAINQYFLHYRILNHWGIEKLAKFEYEESIDEMKHADKVAERILFLDGLPNFQLLGRLKIGETVEEILKADLELEYEALPVLRDAIAYCESIKDFVSRDLFQYILESEEEHVDTLETQFEMIERMGIQNYVQLQSKAKED; encoded by the coding sequence ATGAAGGGCGACCAGAAGGTTATCGATTATCTGAACGAGGTCCTCAAGAACGAGCTGACCGCGATCAACCAATATTTCCTCCACTATCGCATCCTCAATCACTGGGGCATCGAGAAGCTCGCCAAATTCGAATATGAGGAATCGATCGACGAGATGAAGCACGCCGACAAGGTGGCGGAGCGCATCCTGTTCCTCGACGGCCTGCCCAATTTCCAGCTGCTCGGCCGCCTGAAGATCGGCGAAACCGTCGAGGAAATCCTCAAGGCGGACCTGGAGCTGGAATATGAGGCGCTGCCGGTGCTGCGCGACGCCATCGCCTATTGCGAGTCGATCAAGGACTTCGTCAGCCGCGACCTGTTCCAGTATATCCTCGAAAGCGAAGAAGAGCATGTCGACACGCTGGAAACCCAGTTCGAGATGATCGAGCGCATGGGCATCCAGAATTATGTCCAGCTGCAGAGCAAGGCCAAGGAAGACTGA
- a CDS encoding peptidylprolyl isomerase, protein MRFTSALKTVAIGFALTASSVAFAQGGGGGGGGAEEMKKAETAAKAEQNAKSLGAQLTPQLPPATIPADPQNIWDLDLSSGGRVRIQLRPDIAPNHVERIKELTRQGFYNGLKFHRVIPGFMAQGGDPKGDGTGGSTLPDLKAEFNPMPHLRGTLSMARAQSEDSANSQFFIVLLPRMQLDKKYTVFGRVIEGMQYVDAIHEGEPPADPTVILQASIESDGKPPVLAPPPPPPAPEPAALPSKKPAAPAKKPAPKKK, encoded by the coding sequence ATGCGTTTCACTTCCGCGCTCAAGACCGTGGCGATCGGTTTCGCCCTCACCGCGTCCAGCGTGGCCTTCGCCCAGGGTGGCGGCGGTGGCGGCGGCGGTGCCGAGGAAATGAAGAAGGCGGAGACCGCTGCGAAGGCGGAGCAGAATGCCAAGTCGCTGGGCGCACAGCTGACGCCGCAGCTGCCGCCGGCGACCATTCCGGCCGACCCGCAGAATATATGGGATCTTGACCTGTCGAGCGGCGGACGCGTGCGCATTCAGCTGCGCCCGGACATCGCCCCCAATCATGTCGAGCGGATCAAGGAACTGACTCGCCAGGGCTTCTACAATGGCCTGAAGTTCCACCGCGTCATCCCTGGTTTCATGGCCCAGGGCGGCGATCCCAAGGGGGACGGCACCGGCGGTTCGACGCTGCCCGACCTCAAGGCCGAGTTCAACCCGATGCCGCATCTGCGCGGCACCCTGTCGATGGCCCGCGCCCAGAGCGAGGACAGCGCCAACAGCCAGTTCTTCATCGTGCTGCTGCCGCGCATGCAGCTCGACAAGAAATATACCGTTTTCGGCCGCGTGATCGAAGGCATGCAATATGTCGACGCGATCCATGAGGGCGAGCCGCCGGCCGACCCGACCGTGATCCTGCAGGCCTCGATCGAGAGCGACGGCAAGCCGCCGGTGCTGGCACCGCCGCCCCCGCCGCCGGCGCCCGAACCTGCGGCCCTGCCGTCGAAGAAGCCGGCTGCCCCGGCCAAGAAGCCGGCCCCCAAGAAGAAGTGA
- a CDS encoding (deoxy)nucleoside triphosphate pyrophosphohydrolase translates to MQSFTPFLVVAVALIDADGRVLVQQRPPGKPMADLWEFPGGKVESGETPEAALVRELEEELGIRTHESCLAPATFASAPLENKHLLLLLYVCRKWEGMPEARHATALQWVRPAQMYALDMPPADLPLIGILDALI, encoded by the coding sequence ATGCAGAGTTTTACCCCGTTTCTGGTCGTCGCCGTCGCCCTGATCGATGCCGATGGGCGCGTCTTGGTGCAGCAACGGCCGCCTGGAAAGCCGATGGCGGACCTGTGGGAGTTTCCCGGTGGCAAGGTTGAGTCGGGCGAAACGCCCGAAGCAGCGCTTGTGCGCGAACTGGAGGAGGAGCTGGGTATCCGCACCCATGAAAGCTGCCTGGCGCCCGCAACCTTCGCCAGCGCTCCGCTGGAGAACAAGCATCTGCTGCTGCTGCTTTACGTCTGCCGCAAATGGGAAGGGATGCCCGAAGCGCGCCATGCCACCGCGCTGCAATGGGTGCGGCCCGCGCAAATGTATGCGCTCGACATGCCACCAGCCGACCTGCCGCTGATCGGCATTCTCGACGCGCTGATCTGA
- a CDS encoding Flp family type IVb pilin has translation MQFIRKMLKNEKGATAIEYGLIAALIAVAAIGAMTSLGSKLGSTFNNVSGNLK, from the coding sequence ATGCAGTTCATTCGCAAGATGCTGAAGAACGAAAAGGGCGCGACCGCCATCGAATACGGCCTGATCGCCGCTCTGATCGCCGTGGCCGCCATCGGCGCCATGACCAGCCTGGGCTCGAAGCTGGGCAGCACCTTCAACAACGTTTCGGGCAACCTGAAGTAA
- a CDS encoding (2Fe-2S)-binding protein: protein MVVCVCNAIREKDLREAARDGADTPCSAYARFGRRPKCGQCVGYARTIIAAERATA from the coding sequence ATGGTCGTCTGTGTTTGCAATGCCATTCGCGAAAAGGATCTGCGGGAAGCGGCGCGCGATGGTGCCGATACCCCCTGTAGCGCCTATGCCCGTTTCGGCCGCCGCCCCAAGTGCGGCCAATGTGTCGGCTATGCCCGCACGATCATCGCGGCGGAGCGCGCGACGGCCTGA
- a CDS encoding DUF418 domain-containing protein: MTAASPRIPAMDVLRGCAVMGILWMNITAFALPQNAYFNPVAAGLMSAGDIAFWASSLILVDGKMRGLFSLLFGASMLLLIDREEMAGRDGTRTQLVRGGWLLAIGLLHHILLWWGDILVTYAVVGTIALLFAQKEPLALVKWAFLAFLIHFLICGAFIASLYGWAHAAAAPGAAAATREGLDSFLAGLSDPSSPIIQQDIAIYTGSFGGIVRHHLTGFVGDWLWTFLFTGLDTLGFMLLGMAMLKGGFLIGRWPAEQYRQTARHCFLIGLVPMIGLTIWVIASGFAPLTAFSTALLWSFPFRIPLAVGWAALILWLLARHRDHWLVGRIAATGRMALSNYLGTSLIMTAIFYGWGLGLFGQVRPAAFPLLLIAAWAVMLLWSKPWLDRFAMGPAEWVWRSLQQGKLQKIRRSA; the protein is encoded by the coding sequence ATGACCGCCGCATCGCCCCGTATCCCCGCCATGGACGTGCTGCGCGGCTGCGCGGTGATGGGCATATTGTGGATGAACATCACCGCCTTCGCCCTGCCGCAGAACGCCTATTTCAATCCGGTCGCGGCCGGGCTGATGTCGGCCGGCGACATCGCCTTCTGGGCGAGCAGCCTGATCCTGGTCGACGGCAAGATGCGCGGGCTGTTCTCGCTGCTGTTCGGCGCCTCGATGCTGCTGCTGATCGACCGGGAAGAAATGGCCGGGCGGGATGGCACGCGGACGCAACTGGTGCGCGGCGGCTGGCTGCTGGCAATCGGCCTGCTGCATCACATATTGCTGTGGTGGGGCGACATATTAGTGACCTATGCGGTGGTCGGCACCATCGCCCTGCTCTTTGCCCAGAAGGAGCCGCTGGCGCTGGTCAAATGGGCGTTTCTCGCCTTCCTGATCCACTTCCTGATCTGCGGCGCCTTCATCGCCAGCCTCTATGGCTGGGCTCATGCCGCCGCCGCACCCGGTGCCGCCGCCGCGACGCGCGAGGGACTGGACAGCTTCCTCGCTGGCCTGTCCGACCCCAGCAGCCCGATCATCCAGCAGGATATTGCCATCTATACCGGCAGCTTCGGCGGGATCGTGCGCCACCATCTGACCGGCTTTGTCGGCGACTGGCTGTGGACCTTCCTCTTCACCGGGCTCGACACGCTGGGCTTCATGCTGCTGGGCATGGCGATGCTGAAAGGCGGCTTCCTGATCGGCCGCTGGCCCGCCGAGCAATATAGGCAGACCGCGCGCCACTGCTTCCTGATCGGGCTGGTGCCGATGATCGGCCTGACCATCTGGGTGATCGCGAGCGGTTTTGCGCCGCTGACCGCCTTTTCGACCGCTCTGCTATGGTCCTTCCCCTTCCGCATCCCGCTGGCGGTCGGCTGGGCAGCGCTGATCCTGTGGCTGCTGGCGCGGCATCGCGATCATTGGCTGGTCGGCCGGATCGCCGCGACCGGGCGCATGGCGCTCAGCAATTATCTGGGCACCAGCCTCATCATGACGGCGATCTTCTATGGCTGGGGGCTGGGGCTGTTCGGACAGGTTCGCCCAGCGGCCTTTCCGCTCCTCCTTATCGCCGCCTGGGCGGTGATGCTGCTGTGGTCCAAGCCCTGGCTCGACCGATTCGCGATGGGGCCGGCCGAATGGGTGTGGCGCAGCCTGCAACAGGGGAAACTGCAAAAGATTCGCAGGAGCGCATGA
- a CDS encoding methyltransferase domain-containing protein, protein MNDGRKQRISDSFGAAADRYDDHAGPQRTAAALVADIAQRQSPDGVARILEIGCGTGLLTRDIQTRWPGAELVATDISPKMLDRAASAGLVAGTFLAMDGEAPSFEGEWFDLILSSLAFQWFDDLPAAIARLVALLRPGGSLIFSTMGQGSFAQWRAAHATCDLTPGVPAYPSLDALRAMLAAYGDAFAFDETVLLDGQDARALIGHLKGIGAVVPDEGRRPLSPAALRRVMTAYDEAGGRDVYQLLIGRVTRAAQA, encoded by the coding sequence ATGAATGATGGCCGCAAGCAACGGATAAGCGACTCCTTCGGCGCGGCGGCCGACCGGTATGACGACCATGCCGGGCCGCAGCGGACGGCGGCCGCCCTGGTCGCCGACATCGCCCAGCGGCAAAGCCCGGACGGCGTCGCGCGCATCCTGGAAATCGGCTGCGGCACCGGCCTGCTCACGCGCGACATCCAGACCCGCTGGCCCGGTGCGGAACTGGTCGCCACGGACATCTCGCCAAAGATGCTGGACCGCGCGGCATCGGCCGGGCTGGTCGCCGGCACCTTCCTCGCGATGGATGGGGAGGCACCCTCGTTCGAGGGCGAATGGTTCGACCTCATCCTCTCCAGCCTGGCCTTCCAATGGTTTGATGACCTGCCCGCCGCGATCGCGCGGCTAGTGGCGCTGCTCCGCCCCGGTGGCAGCCTCATCTTCTCGACCATGGGGCAGGGCAGTTTCGCCCAGTGGCGCGCTGCCCATGCGACCTGCGATCTGACGCCCGGCGTCCCCGCCTATCCCTCGCTCGACGCGCTGCGCGCCATGTTGGCGGCCTATGGCGACGCCTTCGCCTTTGACGAGACCGTCCTGCTGGACGGGCAGGACGCCCGTGCGCTGATCGGCCATCTCAAGGGGATCGGCGCGGTGGTGCCGGACGAAGGGCGCCGGCCGCTCTCCCCCGCTGCGCTGCGCCGGGTCATGACCGCCTATGACGAGGCGGGCGGCCGCGACGTCTATCAGTTGCTGATCGGCCGGGTAACGCGCGCGGCCCAGGCATAG
- a CDS encoding glycoside hydrolase family 43 protein: MRKTRRAALLLLAAIAGPALAGPARFSDFRYDGRAQEKVTPGPEQYRNPILSGYYPDPSITRVGEAYYLVNSSFAHYPGLPVFRSSDMVHWRQIGNAIDRPDQFDFSGLRSSRGMFAPDISFHDGLFYLVGTCVDCGGNFVMTAKDAAGPWSKPHWLPFEGIDPSIYWEGERAFIVNNRAPAEPPRYEGHRAIWVQEFDWRTLTMTGASTQIVNGGVDIRQKPSWIEGPHLLKREGYYYLIAAEGGTGDQHSEVVFRARNLRGLFSPYAGNPILSQRSLDPARPHPVTSAGHAKLVQTQAGDWWATFLATRPYGPDLYNIGRETFLLPVAWRDGWPHILEAGKAIPYVAKRPPLPVRDADAPPTSGDFAYRDGFDGPRLDMGWIGLRTPKAPLYRLEAGALVLDGTTALGDLSGAPAFVGRRQQQHVATISTDLTYGPETEGDRAGLAAVQSDRSFLFFGVTRKDGKPQLALMVREDSDHDRLVAAAPVDPAKPVRLTIALNGGTARFAYGVDGRETVLARDVDIRFLSTHEAGGFVGTVVGPYAWAARVTRPISN, from the coding sequence ATGCGCAAGACCCGTCGTGCCGCCTTGCTGTTGCTGGCCGCCATTGCCGGCCCGGCCCTGGCAGGCCCCGCCCGTTTCAGCGATTTCCGCTATGACGGCCGCGCCCAGGAAAAGGTGACGCCCGGCCCGGAACAATATCGAAACCCGATCCTGTCGGGCTATTATCCCGATCCATCGATCACGCGGGTCGGCGAGGCCTATTATCTCGTCAACTCCTCCTTCGCCCATTATCCGGGGCTGCCGGTTTTCCGGTCGAGCGACATGGTCCATTGGCGCCAGATCGGCAATGCGATCGACCGGCCCGACCAGTTTGATTTCAGCGGCCTGCGCAGTTCGCGCGGCATGTTCGCGCCCGACATCTCCTTCCATGACGGGCTTTTCTACCTGGTCGGCACCTGCGTCGATTGCGGCGGCAATTTCGTGATGACCGCAAAGGACGCGGCCGGGCCATGGTCCAAGCCCCACTGGCTGCCGTTCGAGGGGATCGACCCGTCGATCTACTGGGAAGGCGAGCGCGCCTTCATCGTCAATAATCGCGCGCCGGCCGAGCCGCCCCGCTATGAGGGGCATCGGGCGATCTGGGTGCAGGAATTTGACTGGCGCACGCTCACAATGACCGGCGCGTCCACGCAGATCGTCAATGGCGGCGTCGACATCCGCCAGAAGCCGTCCTGGATCGAGGGCCCGCATCTGCTGAAGCGCGAGGGATATTATTATCTGATCGCGGCCGAGGGCGGCACCGGCGACCAGCATAGCGAAGTGGTGTTCCGCGCCCGCAACCTGCGTGGCCTCTTCAGCCCCTATGCCGGCAATCCGATCCTGAGCCAGCGCAGCCTGGACCCGGCCCGCCCCCATCCGGTGACATCGGCCGGCCATGCCAAGCTGGTGCAGACGCAGGCGGGCGACTGGTGGGCGACCTTCCTCGCCACCCGTCCCTATGGCCCCGATCTATACAATATCGGGCGCGAAACCTTCCTGCTGCCGGTCGCATGGCGCGATGGCTGGCCGCATATATTGGAGGCCGGCAAGGCCATTCCCTATGTGGCGAAGCGCCCGCCCCTGCCCGTGCGCGATGCCGATGCACCGCCGACCAGCGGCGATTTTGCCTATCGCGATGGGTTCGACGGACCGCGGCTCGACATGGGCTGGATCGGCCTGCGGACGCCCAAGGCACCGCTTTACCGACTGGAGGCGGGCGCGCTGGTGCTGGACGGCACGACGGCGCTGGGTGACCTCAGCGGCGCCCCGGCCTTTGTCGGGCGGCGCCAACAGCAGCATGTCGCGACCATCAGCACCGACCTGACCTATGGGCCGGAGACGGAGGGGGATCGTGCGGGGCTGGCGGCGGTGCAGTCCGACCGATCCTTCCTGTTCTTCGGCGTGACGCGGAAGGACGGGAAACCGCAGCTCGCCCTGATGGTGCGCGAGGACAGCGATCATGACAGGCTGGTCGCGGCCGCGCCGGTCGATCCGGCCAAGCCCGTCCGCCTGACCATCGCCCTTAATGGCGGCACGGCGCGCTTCGCCTATGGCGTCGATGGGCGAGAGACAGTGCTGGCGCGTGATGTCGATATCCGCTTCCTCAGCACCCATGAGGCTGGCGGCTTCGTCGGCACGGTGGTCGGCCCCTATGCCTGGGCCGCGCGCGTTACCCGGCCGATCAGCAACTGA
- a CDS encoding exodeoxyribonuclease VII small subunit: protein MAEENTPQKDLSQLSFEDALRALESIVRRLESGDVPLDESISLYAQGEELRKRCTERLQAAEARISKLTVDAGGAITGAQPFGAD, encoded by the coding sequence ATGGCTGAGGAAAATACCCCGCAAAAGGATCTGTCCCAATTGTCGTTCGAGGATGCGCTGCGCGCACTCGAATCGATCGTCCGCCGGCTGGAAAGCGGCGATGTTCCGCTCGATGAGTCGATCTCGCTTTATGCCCAGGGCGAAGAACTGCGCAAGCGCTGCACCGAGCGGCTGCAGGCGGCCGAGGCGCGCATCAGCAAGCTGACCGTCGATGCCGGCGGCGCCATCACCGGCGCCCAGCCGTTCGGCGCGGATTGA
- the coaD gene encoding pantetheine-phosphate adenylyltransferase, with protein sequence MSKSRIGVYPGTFDPITLGHMDIIRRGAKLVDKLVIGVTTNISKSPMFADEERLDMVRRECADIDTEIVVTGFNSLLMDFAESQGASVIIRGLRAVADFEYEYQMAGMNQQINSRVETVFLMADVSLQPIASRLVKEIALYGGPIHKFVSPAVREEVEARVAALGLKGQG encoded by the coding sequence ATGAGCAAGTCGCGTATCGGTGTCTATCCCGGCACCTTCGATCCCATCACCCTTGGCCATATGGACATCATCCGCCGCGGCGCGAAGCTGGTCGACAAGCTGGTGATCGGCGTCACCACCAACATCAGCAAGTCGCCGATGTTTGCCGACGAGGAACGGCTGGACATGGTTCGCCGCGAATGCGCGGACATCGACACCGAAATCGTCGTCACCGGCTTCAACTCGCTGTTGATGGACTTTGCCGAATCGCAGGGGGCCAGCGTCATCATCCGGGGCCTGCGCGCCGTCGCCGACTTCGAATATGAATATCAGATGGCGGGCATGAACCAGCAGATCAACAGCCGGGTCGAAACCGTCTTTCTGATGGCTGACGTCTCATTGCAGCCGATCGCGTCGCGTCTGGTCAAGGAAATCGCCCTCTATGGCGGGCCGATCCACAAGTTCGTCAGCCCCGCCGTGCGCGAGGAGGTGGAGGCGCGGGTTGCCGCACTCGGCCTTAAAGGGCAGGGCTAG
- a CDS encoding polyprenyl synthetase family protein: MERSAAGALVAARAATVAADIDRAFDALLAIPDDPRHRLYEAMRHAAIGGGKRLRPLLVQATCDLFNISRESALRVGLAIECIHVYSLVHDDLPAMDDDDMRRGKPTVHKAFDEATAILAGDCLHDLAFEILADEQTHPDAFVRIDLVKALAVASGPAGMAGGQMMDLEAEKTRFDLATVTRLQNLKTGALIGFCVDAAAIMARIPVEARTGLHGYARDIGLAFQIADDLLDVEGDAALAGKALGKDAAAGKETFVSLLGVDRAREQGRLLVEQAKAHLHGHGAEADLLRAIADYIVERDR; encoded by the coding sequence ATGGAACGGAGCGCGGCAGGAGCGCTGGTCGCCGCCCGTGCGGCAACGGTCGCGGCCGATATCGACCGGGCGTTCGACGCGCTGCTGGCGATCCCGGACGATCCACGCCATCGCCTCTATGAAGCGATGCGCCATGCCGCGATCGGGGGTGGCAAGCGGCTGCGGCCGCTGCTGGTGCAGGCGACCTGCGACCTGTTCAACATTTCCCGCGAATCCGCGCTGCGCGTCGGCCTCGCGATCGAATGCATCCATGTCTATTCGCTGGTGCATGACGATCTGCCGGCGATGGACGATGACGATATGCGGCGCGGCAAGCCGACCGTCCACAAGGCCTTCGACGAAGCGACCGCGATCCTGGCCGGCGATTGCCTCCATGATCTCGCCTTCGAAATCCTCGCCGACGAACAGACCCATCCCGATGCCTTCGTCCGCATCGACCTCGTGAAGGCGCTGGCCGTCGCCAGCGGCCCGGCCGGCATGGCGGGCGGGCAGATGATGGACCTAGAGGCGGAAAAGACCCGCTTCGATCTCGCCACCGTCACCCGGCTGCAAAATCTCAAGACCGGCGCGCTGATCGGCTTCTGCGTCGATGCCGCCGCCATCATGGCGCGCATCCCGGTCGAGGCGCGCACCGGCCTGCATGGCTATGCCCGCGACATCGGCCTCGCCTTCCAGATTGCCGACGACCTGCTCGATGTGGAGGGCGACGCGGCCCTCGCCGGCAAGGCGCTGGGCAAGGATGCCGCCGCCGGTAAGGAAACCTTCGTCTCGCTCCTGGGGGTAGACCGGGCGCGGGAACAGGGGCGCCTGCTCGTTGAACAGGCCAAGGCGCACCTGCACGGCCATGGCGCGGAGGCGGATTTGCTGCGCGCCATTGCCGACTATATTGTGGAGAGGGACCGCTAG
- the purL gene encoding phosphoribosylformylglycinamidine synthase subunit PurL, translating into MSSSAPQITPQIVAEHGLSPEEYDRVLKAIGREPNLTELGIFSVMWSEHCSYKSSKIHLIKLPTKGPQVICGPGENAGVVDIGDGQAAIFKMESHNHPSYIEPYQGAATGVGGILRDVFTMGARPVANMNALRFGRPDHPKMKHLISGVVHGIGGYGNCVGVPTVGGEVNFHPAYDGNILVNAMTVGIADTDKIFYSAASGVGNPIVYVGSKTGRDGIHGATMASADFGEDSEEKRPTVQVGDPFTEKLLIEACLELMASDAIVAIQDMGAAGLTSSSVEMASKGGVGLHLKMDDVPQRETGMTTYEMMLSESQERMLMVLKPGREAFAEAIFKKWELDFAVIGHVTDTGRMVLEHKGEIVCDIPLAPLADDAPLYDRPSMPKDEYKIWSKVEPLGDIAESADIGADLVTLMGSPDIASRRWIWEQYDHMVGADTVQRPGGDAAVVRVHGSSKGIAISTDCTPRYCYADPYEGGKQAIAECYRNLSAVGSTPLAVTNCLNFANPQRPEIMAQLTGCLEGMGDACRAFDFPIVSGNVSLYNESKATGGGSAILPTPAIGGIGLLADIDKMATVAFKNEGDAIWLVGGEGTHLGQSIWLREIAGREAGDAPKVDLAVERANGDAVRALVVAGTVNAVHDISDGGLIVTIAEMALAGKIGATLDVALTTASAFGEDQSRYVVTAPAGVEIAGAVKIGTVGGDSVAGVSIDALRTAHEGFFPALMDSEL; encoded by the coding sequence ATGTCCAGCAGCGCCCCCCAGATCACCCCGCAGATCGTTGCCGAGCACGGTCTGTCCCCCGAAGAATATGATCGCGTCCTGAAGGCGATCGGCCGCGAGCCGAACCTGACGGAACTCGGGATCTTTTCGGTCATGTGGTCCGAGCACTGCTCCTACAAATCCTCCAAGATCCACCTGATAAAGCTGCCCACCAAGGGCCCGCAGGTGATCTGTGGCCCCGGCGAAAACGCCGGCGTGGTCGACATTGGCGATGGCCAGGCCGCCATCTTCAAGATGGAGAGCCACAACCACCCCAGCTACATCGAACCCTATCAGGGCGCCGCGACCGGCGTCGGCGGCATCCTGCGCGACGTGTTCACCATGGGCGCCCGCCCGGTGGCCAACATGAACGCGCTCCGCTTCGGCCGTCCCGACCACCCCAAGATGAAGCATCTCATCAGCGGCGTGGTCCATGGCATTGGCGGCTATGGCAATTGCGTCGGCGTGCCGACCGTCGGCGGTGAAGTGAATTTCCACCCCGCCTATGACGGCAATATCCTGGTCAATGCGATGACCGTCGGCATCGCCGACACCGACAAGATCTTCTATTCGGCCGCCAGCGGCGTCGGCAACCCGATCGTCTATGTCGGGTCCAAGACCGGCCGCGACGGCATCCATGGCGCGACCATGGCGTCGGCCGATTTCGGCGAGGACAGCGAAGAGAAGCGCCCCACCGTCCAGGTCGGCGATCCCTTCACCGAAAAGCTGCTGATCGAGGCATGCCTGGAACTGATGGCGTCGGACGCGATCGTCGCCATTCAGGACATGGGTGCCGCCGGCCTCACGTCCTCCAGCGTCGAAATGGCGTCGAAGGGCGGCGTCGGCCTGCACCTCAAGATGGATGACGTGCCGCAGCGCGAAACCGGCATGACCACCTATGAGATGATGCTGTCGGAAAGCCAGGAGCGCATGCTCATGGTGCTCAAGCCCGGCCGCGAAGCCTTTGCCGAGGCGATCTTCAAGAAGTGGGAACTCGACTTCGCCGTCATCGGCCATGTCACCGACACCGGCCGCATGGTGCTGGAGCATAAGGGCGAGATCGTCTGCGATATTCCGCTCGCGCCGCTGGCCGACGATGCGCCGCTCTATGACCGTCCCTCCATGCCGAAGGACGAGTATAAGATCTGGTCGAAGGTCGAGCCGCTGGGCGATATCGCCGAGAGCGCCGACATCGGCGCTGACCTCGTCACGCTGATGGGCAGCCCCGACATCGCCAGCCGTCGCTGGATCTGGGAGCAGTACGATCACATGGTCGGCGCCGACACGGTGCAGCGCCCAGGCGGCGACGCCGCGGTGGTCCGCGTCCATGGCAGCAGCAAGGGCATTGCCATCAGCACCGACTGCACCCCGCGCTATTGCTATGCCGATCCCTATGAAGGCGGCAAGCAGGCGATCGCGGAATGCTATCGCAACCTGAGCGCGGTCGGATCGACCCCGCTGGCGGTCACCAACTGCCTCAACTTCGCCAATCCGCAGCGCCCCGAAATCATGGCGCAGCTGACCGGCTGCCTGGAGGGCATGGGCGACGCCTGCCGCGCGTTCGACTTCCCGATCGTGTCGGGCAATGTCAGCCTCTACAATGAATCCAAGGCGACCGGCGGTGGCTCGGCGATCCTGCCGACCCCGGCGATCGGCGGCATCGGCCTGCTGGCCGACATCGACAAGATGGCGACCGTGGCGTTCAAGAATGAAGGCGACGCGATCTGGCTGGTCGGTGGCGAAGGCACGCATCTGGGCCAGTCGATCTGGCTGCGCGAGATTGCCGGCCGCGAAGCGGGTGATGCGCCCAAGGTCGACCTGGCGGTCGAGCGCGCCAATGGCGACGCCGTCCGCGCGCTGGTGGTGGCGGGCACGGTCAATGCCGTGCATGACATATCGGACGGCGGCCTGATCGTCACGATCGCGGAAATGGCGCTGGCCGGCAAGATCGGCGCGACGCTGGACGTGGCGCTGACCACCGCTTCGGCGTTCGGCGAAGACCAGAGCCGCTATGTCGTCACGGCCCCAGCCGGCGTCGAGATTGCCGGCGCGGTCAAGATCGGCACCGTTGGCGGCGACAGCGTGGCGGGCGTGTCGATCGACGCGCTGCGCACCGCGCATGAGGGCTTCTTCCCCGCACTGATGGACAGCGAACTCTAA